The nucleotide sequence TCGCGCTGAACGCGGCGCTCGAGGGCAGCCGCGCCGGTGAGGCGGGCAAGGGCTTCTCCATCGTCGCGGCGGAGATGCGCCGGCTGGCGGAGAACGTCCTGGACTCCACCAAGGAGATCAAGAACCTCATCACGGAGATCCGCGAGGCCACGGCCGCGGCCGCGGGCGCCGCCGAGGCGTCCAAGTCCGCCACCGAGTCCGGTGAGAAGCTGGGCGCCGTCGCCGCGCAGGCCGTCGAGGGCATCCTCGCCGGCGTGCAGGAGACGAGCGACGCCGCTCGCGTCATCAACCTCGCCACGCAGCAGCAGCGCACGGCCACCGAGCAGGTGGTGGCGTCCATGGCGGAGATCGAGGACGTGACGCGTCAGACGACGCAGGCGTCGAAGCAGGCGACGGGCGCGGCCGCGGAGCTCACGCAGCTGGCCGCGCGTCTCGCGGAGCTCATCAAGCGCTTCAAGGCCGACTAGCTCTTCCGGGAAGGGGAGGGTGCGCAGCACTCACCGCCCATGGACACCGAGGCTCTCAAGAAATCCCTCCTGAAGAAGTTCCAGGAGGTCACGGCCGACCGCCTCCAGAAGATTCAGCTGGGCGTGTTGGACCTGGAGAAGGAAACCGCGGACCAGGCCGCGGACGACGTCGCGCGCGAGCTGCACACGATGAAGGGAGAGGCCCGCATGCTGGGCCTCGCCGCCATCGGTCAGCTCGCCCACGCGGCGGAGGACGTCCTGCGCGCCGAGCGCGAGGGACGCACGGCCACGGAGATCGCCACGGACGTCATGCTCCGTGCCTGCGACGTCCTGTCGGACCTCATCGAGGACCTGTCCGGCGCCAACACCGGCACGCCCGCCAGCGAGGACATGGTGCGCGCGCTGGCCGAGGTCTCCGGTCAGGCCGCGCCCGCCATCCCGGGTGCGAAGCCCCCGCCTCCCGCTCCGGCGCCCGCCCCCGTGGTGGCCGCGCAGGTAGCGGCGCCCGTGGTCCGGGCTCCGGTGGTGGAGGCCCCCGCCGCGCCCGTGGCGCATCATGCGCCCGCGTCGGGTCGTGCCGACGAGGAGGCCCCGAGCGCCGCCAAGTCGGCCATCGCCGACCGCACCATCCGCGTCAACGTGGAGGTGCTGGACTCGCTGGGCCTGCTCGCCGGCGACCTGCTGGTGGAGAGCGCCCGAGGGAGGCTGCGCAGCTCCGAGACGGAGGCGCTGTTCGAGCGCTTCAGCCGCATGGGCGACCGGTTCCTGCGCCTGGCGGAGGCACTGGAGATCCCGGTGGAGGTGCGCACGCAGCTGGATCGCGTCGAGAGCGACCTGCACATGCTGCGCGACGATGCGTTCCGCTTCGTTCGGCGCAACGACGACGGCATCAATACGCTGCACGGCAACCTGTCGAAGATGGCGGACCACGTGGCCGAGGCCCGGCTGGTGCCGCTGTCCACCGTGTTCGACGCCTTCCCGCGCGCGGTGCGCGACATGGCGCGCACGCAGACGAAGGAAGTGGACCTGCTCATCGAGAACGCCGACATCGGCGTGGACCGGTCCATGCTGGGCGACGTGCGCGACGCGCTGGTGCACCTCTTGCGCAACTCGGTGGACCACGGCCTGGAGTCCCCGGAGACGCGCCAGGCGCTGGGCAAGCCGCAGACGGGCCGCATCCGCATCCGCGTGCGCGTGGACGGCGACATGCTGCACATCGAGGTGGAGGACGACGGGCGCGGCATCGACCCGGAGCGCCTGCGCCAGGTGGCCATCAACAAGCGCCTCATCACCGCGGTGCAGGCCGCCTCGCTGTCGGAGCGAGAGGCCATCGAGCTCATCTTCCGTCCCGGCTTCTCCACCCGCGAGCAGGTCAGCGAGCTGTCCGGCCGCGGCGTGGGCATGGACGTGGTGAAGCGCAAGGTGGAGACGCTCGGCGGCTCCGTGGGCGTCAACAGCCGCATCGGCCGCGGCACCACCATCACCCTGCGGCTGCCCCAGTCGCTCGCGCTGATGAAGGTGCTGCTGGTGCGCCTGGGCGACGACGTCTACGGCATGCCCGCCGCGGACGTCGAGGCCGTGATGCGCGTCAAGCCGGAGGACCGGCTCGAAATCTTCGGCACCCTCGCGGTGCGCCACCGGGGCAAGCCCACGGCGCTCGTCGCGCTGGGGCCGCTGCTGGGCCTCAACGGCGGCAACCGCTTCGACAAGCCGCCGGCCGTCGTCGTGCGCCATGGAGAAGACCACGCGGCGCTGGTCGTCGACGGCTTCGTGGACGAGCGCGAGGTGGCGGTGAAGCCGTGCGGCGGGGAGTTCCTCAAGGGCGCGCCCTTCATCGCGGGCACCGCCGCGCTGGAGGACGGCCGCATCGCCGTGCTGCTGCACGTCCCGGACATCATGACGGAGGTGCGCCGCATGGCGCGGCCCGTCACCCAGGCTCCGGCCGCCAAGCGGCTCCGGGTCCTGCTGGTGGACGACTCGCCCATCGCCCGCGCCACCGAGGGCGCGCTCGTCAAGGCGCTGGGGCACATGGTGGAGGAGGCGCAGGACGGCGAGGAGGCCTACGGCAAGGTGCAGAACAACACCTACGACCTCATCCTCACCGACGTGCAGATGCCGAAGATGGACGGCTTCTCGCTCGCGCGCAGGCTGAAGTCGACCCCCGCCGTGGCACGCATCCCCGTCATCATCCTGTCGTCGCTCGCCTCGCCCGAGGACAAGCGGCGCGGCCTGGATGCGGGCGCGGACGCGTACCTCGTCAAGGGAGAGCTGGGCGTGGAAGTGCTCGCGCAGGCCATCGATCGGCTGACCTGAGGAGCGGCGTTTGGGCGGACCGGTCGCGGCGGCGATGGCGTTCAGGGTGCTCATGGTGGGCAAGGGGCTGCGCGCGCTCGCGGCCCGGGGCCTGTTCGACGGCGAGTCGCTCGTCCCGGTGGGGCCCGCCGAGGTCGACTTCCCCGGCGCGCTCGTCGCCGTGCAGCGCCACTTCCCGGACGTGGCGCTGGTGGACCTCACCAGTCTGGAGGCGCTGGAGGCCATCGAGCAGGTGATGGCGGGGCGGCCCGTGCCCGTGCTGGCGCTCCACCCCGGGGCCCTCACCGGCCAGGAGGCCTTCCAGGCCATGGCCCTGGGGGCGCTGGACGTGATGGAGCGCCCCGCGCTTCCCGGCCCGGAGTTCTGGGCCCACGTGTCGCGCAAGCTGGTGATGCTGGCCCAGGTGAAGGCCGTGCGGCAGACCCAGACGCGCCCCTCGGCGAAGCTGCCCAAGGAGGAATTGCCCCCGCCGCCCTATCCCCTGGTGGCCATTGCCGCCTCCCTGGGGGGGCCCAAGGCGGTCGCACAGGTACTGCGGAAGATTCCACGAGACTTTCCCGCGCCCATCGCCTACTGCCAGCACATCAGCGAGGGTTTCACGGAGGGCCTCGCGCACTGGCTGACGATGGAGACGGCGCTGGGAGTGACGGAGGCGGAGCACGGCATGGTGATGGTGCCCGGGACGGTGTACATCGCCCCGTCGGGCAGTCACCTGTTGGTGCGACCGGAGGGCAGGTTGGAGCTGGACTCGGGGCCCGCGCTCCGAGGATTCCGGCCCTCGTGTGACATGCTGCTCACTTCGGCCGGGGAGTCCTTCGGCTCGCGCTGTGTCGGAGTCATCCTGACGGGAATGGGGCGGGACGGGGCTCGGGGGATGAAGGAGATCCGGGAGCGGGGAGGGCGGACCATCGCCCAGGATGAGAGCACGTCCGCGGTGTGGGGCATGCCTCGCGAGGCGGTGTTGCTCGGGGCGGCGCAGGAGGTGCTGCCGCTGGAGCGCATCGGCCCCACGTTGGTGCAGTGGGTGGAAGCGTGCTGAACGTGAGCAACAAAGTGCTTCAGCAGCTGGCCGCGCTCCTCCTGGAGCGCGCGGGGCTGAAGATCACCCCGGATGGGTTCCACAGCTTGCGGCTGGCCCTGTCCACGCGCATGCCCGTGCTCGGCATCGAGGAGCCGGAGCGCTACCTCCAGCGACTGACGGGCGTGGGGGGCGAGGAGGAGCTGCGCTCGCTGTTGCCCCTGGTGACGGTGGGGCACACGGAGTTCTTCCGCGACGCCAAGCAGTTCCGCGCGCTGGAGAAGAGCGTGCTGCCGGACCTGCTCGCCCGCGCGCGTCGGGAGATGCGCAAGGTGTCCATCTGGTCCGCCGGCTGCGCCACGGGCGAGGAGCCCTACAGCATGGCCATGGTGCTGGCGGAGCTGGGCGCGCTCTCCGTGGAGGTGGACCTGTGGGCCACGGACCTGAACCTGGCCGCGGTGGAGGCCGCCCGTCAGGGGCGCTTCTCCATGCGCCGCAGCATCAGCATCCAGCCGGAGCGGCTCGCCCGCTTCTTCCGCCCCGTCGAGGATGGCCACGAGGCCCTGCCCGCGCTGCGTGAGTACATCCGCTTCGACGGACAGAACCTGGCGGTCCCCGTCTTCGACAAGGTCGCGCTGAACTCGCTGGACCTCATCCTCTGCCGCAACGTCATCATCTACTTCGACCTGCCCACCATCCGCGGGCTGATGGACCGCTTCCTGAGCGCGCTGCGGCCCGGGGGGCTCTTGTTCCTCGGGTACTCGGAGAGCCTCTTCAAGGTCTATGATCGCTTCGAGATGATCGAGGTCGACGGCGCCTTCGTGTACCGGCGTCCGCCCAGCGACAAGGGCTACCGTCCGCCGCCGCTGCGCATCCACCCGTACCCCGGCGCCGCCGACACGCAGGCTCGCGCGCCGGAGCCCGAGCCCTTCTCGCCGGCCGTCTACGCGCGCCCCGCGGTGGAGCTGGCCCAGGGCGCCCGCTCGCGCGCGAGCACCCCGGACACCGCCGCCACCCGGGGCCCCGGCGCGCTCTCCGGAGCCTTCCCGGCGGTGCGCCCGCTGCCCGCCGCGTCCACCCCGCCCGCGGCGTCCGGCACGCAGCCGCCCGCGACGACGAAGACCAATGACCTGGGCCGTCCTCGTGTCACCGTGGAGCTGCCGGCGGTGAGCCCCGCGGACGCGGTCCGCACGCGTCCCACGGTGGAGCTGCCGGCGGTGTCCGCGCCCGCCCGCACCGTCACCGGTGAGATTCCCGCCGCCACCGCGTGGCCCAAGCTGCTGCCTCCGGCGGAGCGGCTGGCCATGGCGGTGCGGAAGATGACGCAGGGGGATTTCCCCGCCGCCATCCAGGGCGTGCAGCGCCTGCTGGTGGACGAGCCGAGTGACCTGGACGCGCTGCTCACGCTGGGCAACCTCTACTCGCTCACCGGGCGCATCACCGAGGCGCGGGAGGCGTTCGCCCAGGCCATCCAGCGCGAGCCGCTGTGCGTGGAGGCGCGCGTGTTCGGCGGCGTGGCCGCGCTGCAGGCCGGGGAGCTGCGGGAGGCGCGCTCGGAGCTGGGCAAGGCGCTCTTCCTGGAGCCCACGCTCGCCATCGGCCACTACCTGCTGGCGCAGGTGCAGGAGCGCAGCCACGACTCCGAGGCGGCCCGTCGCAGCTACCGCAACGCGATTGCGCAGCTGCGCTTCCCCCAGCGCACGCTGGCGGGGCACTACCCGGAGATGCTGGACTCGGCCGAGGCCATCTCCCGCGCGGCGCGCTATGCGCTCGCCGCGCTGGAGGAGCAGCCTCCGCACTGACGTCGCGCGGAGGCCGCGGGGCCTTCTTCAGTCCAGGGAGGACTTCACCTGGTCCAGCGACTTGCTGGGGTCCAGCACGGCGCCGAACTTCTTCTGGAGGTAGGACTTGGCCTGCCCGCGCAGGAGCATGCCCGGGTCCGTGCCCTCGCCCTCGACGGCCTTGTCGGTGATGACGAACGAGGCGTCCAGCTGGATGCCCATCACCTTGCCGACAATCTTCGCGCCCTCGCCCTGCCAGTCGGCCTTCACTCCGTACTTGCCACCCCAGTACCGGAGGAGCTCCTCGACGCGCTGCTTCACCTGGTCCTTCGGCAGGGAGTGGGGGATATCGAACTTCAGCATGCCCATGGCACGGCTCCTGATTTCAGTGTCCTGGCCATTCGTTTATCGACGCCGGGCCGAGAAGGGAACCGCCGAGTCATCCGCGAGCGCACGAATGTCAACGGCCCGGCGCATCACTCCTGGACGCGGCGCGAGCGCTTGAGCTTCACCGGCGGGTCTCCGGGCCGCCCCCAGCGCGTCATGTACGGCGCCAGGTTGAACTTCTCCGCCGTGCGCGGCGAGCTCATCGGCCGCACCTTGCCCAGCACCTTGCGCTCCTGGAACGGCCGGTCATGCAGCCCCAGGACCCACATGAAGTTGGCCACGCTCGCGGGGTCCCTGCCGTCCACCGCGTACTTGTCGTTGAGGTGGGCGATGCGCTTCAGGCCCTCGTCGGGCGTGGCGCTCCACTCGAGGATCTTCTTGCCCCACAGCATGCGCAGGTAGTTGTGGATGCGGCCGCGCTCCAGCAGCTCGCGCTGCGCCGCGTTCCACAGGCCGTCCGCCGTGCGCGCGTGCTCCAGTTGCTCCAGGGAGTACAGATGCTCGCGCGGGTCCTTCTGATGCGTGGACAGCGTCTCGCGCGCCCAGCCCGGCAGTGACTGCACGGAGAGCTGCTTGTCCTCGGGCGTGTGGAAGCAGAAGTTGAAGCCCAGCTCGCGCCGCACCAGCAGCTCCTCGAGGAAGCTCCTCACCGCGGGGTGGTCCGTGCCGCGCGCGCGGATGGCCGCCCGGGCCGCCTCGCCCGCGAAGAGGTTGCCCCAGTGGAAGAAGGGGGACAGGCCCGACTGGTGCGCGCGGCCGGGGTCATTGCGCTCGGTGTCGTAGCCCTCGAGCTTGCCGTGGAGGAACGCCTCCAGCGTCTTGAGCGCCGCCTTGCGTCCACCGCGCTCCTCGAGCGCCGCCACCTTGTGGTCGATGTGGAAGGCGGCCAGCTCCTGCCGGGCCTCCTTCGCGTCGGCCAGCTCGAAGCCCGGCTCCAGCGCGCGCCCCGCGGCCGCGGCCTTCACCGGACGCGCGCGCAACGTTCGTCCAAGGTATTCGGGCCACAGCTTCTGGAGCTTGGGCCGCAGCGTGTACGCGCCGGCCTGCGCCGTGGCGATGCGCTGCATGGGCACCACGCACGAGGCATCCACCGCGAACAGCGGCACATCCAATGCCTTGGCCGCGCCTCGCAGGTGGCCCGGGATGATGTACGTGGGGAAGAGGTCGGACACCACCGCCGCCGCGCGCCGGCCCAGCTCCGCCAGTCGGGGGCGATGCTGCTTCGTCGTGCGCGGCAGCTCCAGCCAGTAGGGCAGGCCGCGCGACGCGAAGGCCGACGCGAGGTCCGCCATGCCCTCCAGCGCCCACGCGTGGAGCCGGTCCGACGCATGGGGGTAGTCCGGACGCAGCGCTTGATACACGACGACGGGCAACCCCAGGTGATTGCCCAGCGCGATGGCGGTATCGAGCGCGTGGTTCTCCTCGGCGCGATGGTTGACCATGCACCAGTACAGGACGAAGTCCCGACGTGAGGAGGGCAGGGGGACATCCTTGATGACGACCACACGCGCGGAGTCGACATCGAGCTCGGACCACGAGAACCCGTTGGGCATGATGCGCACGGATGCCCGAGCCCGCTCCGGGTCGCGAGGGAATTGAAGCATCCGTGCACGAATGCCGTGCCCGTGACGCTTCGAGCCACCGAGACACACTTCCACCTGCCCAGGTGCGCGCAAAAAACACCACCCGGGCCTGGGTTGTGGTCTTGTGTCGTTTGGACCCAAGGAGTCCTTGCGTGTCACCTCTGCGAAACTGGCTCTGTCTCTGCTCCGTCTTCACGCTCCTGCTCGCGTCGCCCGAAGGCGCGCGGGCCCAGGTGGGCTCGTCGTACCCGTCGGAGCCGGCTCCGGCGCAGCCCGCGTATCCTCCGCAGGACGCCGCGCCCTCGACTCCGCCGGAGCCGACGCCGCTGCCCCCCGTGGACCCGTACGCCGACCCTCGGATGGCCGAGCCACCCCCGTCGAACCCCGTGCCGGCGTCCCCGGACCCCGCGGCGATGCCTCGCGTGGACAACCCTCCACAAACCTCGGACGTGCCGCGCGCGGATGAGCCGGACCTGCGCCAGTCGCCGCTGACGCAGGACGGCACGCCCGCGTCGCTGACGCCGTCGGCCTCGGCCACGCCGCCGCCGTACGTGGACAGCGGCGCCATCCTGGATGGACGTCAGCGCCTGGGGCCCTTCCTGTCGGGGCCGGGCAGCTTCCGCTTCATCGCGCACCACACGGCGCTGGGCGCGCTGGGCGGCTTCTTCACCCAGGCGTTCGCCAATGACTTCGACTTCGACCAGAGCTCGCGCGAGGCGATGCTGGCCGGCACGTTGATTGGCGCGGGCCTGGGCTTCGGCGCGTCCTCCTGGTGGCAATTCAACAACTGGGTGGACAAGCCCATGTCGTCCTTCACCATCATCAACTCGGGCGTGGGCGGCGCCTTCATGGCCGGCTTCATGGACCTCTTCACGCAGGACGCGGGGGTGCTCACCTGGTCCGCGTTCCTGGGCGCGGAGCTGGGCGCGTGGCTCACGGCGGGGCTCGGCGGCGGGCAACTCCCGCTGAACGACGGCCTGCTCATCTCCTCCGGCGCGGGCTGGGGCGCGGCCTACGCGGCGCTGCTCTTGGCGGTCATCCACTTCTCCGGAACGGACATCTCCTCGAAGACGTGGCGGGACACGCTGCTGCTCGCGCCGGGCATCGGCGCGGGCGCGCTGGCGCTGGCCACCATGCGCTACAACCCGACGCCCTCGCAGATTCTCCGCGCGGACCTGTTCGGCGCGGGCGTGGGCGCGGCGGTGCTGCTCATCTCCGGCCTGGTGCTGGGCGGCTTCGACCAGTCCACGCCGTACGTGCTGTCCTTCCTGGGTTCCGCGGGCGCCATCACCACGGTGAGCCTGCTGTGGGAGGAGAGCGTGGACCGCTCCGCGCTGAAGAACGCCAAGGACCGGCCGTACCGCAACGTCTGGTGGTAGACGGCCCGGAGGGCGGGCGAGCATGCGTCGTGGCACCGAGGGGAGGCAGACACCACCTTTCCTCGCGACATGGCGCGCGTCCATCCCTTCACGGCCCTGCTGACCCCGCTGGCTCGGACCCTCGAGCCCAGCGGCTACGTGCCGCGCAGCAACGCGGTGCCCCAGCCTTCCCACGTCCGGCCCCTGCTGGAGGCCGCCAACCCCACGGCGGAGCTGCGACGCCAGCGGGAGTCGGGCACCTTGCTGCGCGACGCCCGGCCCGCGCTCTACGTGGTGGAGGTCCACAGCCCGGCGGGCAAGCTGGGCGGCCCCCCGGTCCGCTACCTGCTGTGCGCGCTGCGTCCGGACGCGGGCACCCCGCTGGAGGATGACCCGTACCGGCCCCGTGCCTGGGAGGCCGAGCCCGCCGTCACGCTGACCGCGGACGACCACGGGGTCTTCCGGGGCCTGCTGGCCGAGGCGAGCGAGCGCTCCACCCTGGTGTGGGAAGGGGACTACGACGGCCACCGGCTGTCGTTGCGCCGCATCGAGCCTTCCCCTGTCTCCAAGCGCATCCAGGCCGTGCTGGACGAGGCCCCCATGCGTCCGCTCAGCGCGCTGGCGGAAGGAGGGCCCACGCTGGCCGCGGTGGTTCCCCTGTCGGACCCGGGGCTGGAGGTGCTCCCCATCCACCGCGCGCTCAAGGGCGTGGAGACGTTCAAGGAGGAGACCTTCCTCACCCTCGTCACGGCCTACGCGCGGGTGTACGAGCTGGACGAGCCGCTCGACACACCGCGAGGGCTCATCGCCGCGCGGGAGCGGCTGGCGACGCTCATCACCGGGCACCACGCGGTGCTGCTGGTGTTGCCGGGCGGTCGTGGCCGCATCCTGCGCTTCCGGCAGGGGTTGGACCTGGCGCACCTGAAGGGCGCGCCGCGCAACCCGACGCTGCGCAGCCTGGACCTGGCGCTGCTCAACGCGCTGGTGCTGAGGACGGTGCTGGGCATCCGCGAGCCCGAGGCCGCGGGGCATCCCCAGGTCTTCCCGGTGCAGGGGCTGGAGACGCTGGTGAAGGGGGTGGAGTCCGGCACGTTCCAGGTGGGCTTCGCGCTCAATCCTCCGCCCATCTGGGAGGTGCGCGCGGTGATGGAGGCCCAGGCCACATTGCCGCCGAGGACGCTCCGCGTGGAGCCGCTGCCTCCGGCGGGCCTGCTGTTCCTCGACACGGAAGCCTAGTCCGCCCGCGTGAGGGTGCTGACGCACAGCGCGCCGGACGAGTCGGGGCGCTCGGCGTCGGAGCTCCAGGCGGGGCCCGGCGAGACGCTGGATGCCATCTGTGGCGGCGCGGTGCGGGTGCTCCAGCGTCGGCTGGGCTATCGCTTCACGCTGGACCCGCTGTTGCTGGTGCACTTCGCGGTGTCGGTGGGCGGCGCGGGGCGCGGACGGCTGATGGACCTGGGCACGGGCTGCGGAATCATCCCGCTGGTGCTCGCCTGTCGCTGGCGTGGCAAGGACCTCCTCGGGCTCGAGCTGCAGCCCGGCCTGTTCTCCCTGGCGCGGCGCAACGTGCTGCTCAACCACTGCGAGCAGGAGGTGTCACTGGTGCAGGGGGATTTGCGGCGCGTGGACGAGCAGTTCCCGGCGGGCGGCTTCGCACAGGTGCTGTGCAATCCGCCTTACCGCGCGCGGGCGACGGGGCACACCAGCCTGTCCATGGAGAAGGCGCTGGCGAGGCATGAACTCGCGTGCGAGCTGTCGGACGTGTCGAGGGCCGCGGCGCACCTGCTCGAGCCCCGGGGTGGGCTGTGCATGGTGTACCCGGCGTCACGCTTCGCGGAGCTGGTGACGGTGCTGCGCGTCTTCGGGCTGGAGCCGTGCGTGGTGCGGTGGGTCCATCCCCGCGCGGACCGGCCCGCGAAGCTGGTGCTGCTGCACGCGGTGAAGGGCGGTCACCCGGAGCTGACCGTCCTGCCGCCGCTGGTGGTGCACACCGAGGAGGAGCACGCCTTCACGGACGAGGTGCGCGCCATGGTGGTGTGAGGGCGGCCCGGTGTGAGCCGC is from Myxococcus fulvus and encodes:
- a CDS encoding hybrid sensor histidine kinase/response regulator, translating into MDTEALKKSLLKKFQEVTADRLQKIQLGVLDLEKETADQAADDVARELHTMKGEARMLGLAAIGQLAHAAEDVLRAEREGRTATEIATDVMLRACDVLSDLIEDLSGANTGTPASEDMVRALAEVSGQAAPAIPGAKPPPPAPAPAPVVAAQVAAPVVRAPVVEAPAAPVAHHAPASGRADEEAPSAAKSAIADRTIRVNVEVLDSLGLLAGDLLVESARGRLRSSETEALFERFSRMGDRFLRLAEALEIPVEVRTQLDRVESDLHMLRDDAFRFVRRNDDGINTLHGNLSKMADHVAEARLVPLSTVFDAFPRAVRDMARTQTKEVDLLIENADIGVDRSMLGDVRDALVHLLRNSVDHGLESPETRQALGKPQTGRIRIRVRVDGDMLHIEVEDDGRGIDPERLRQVAINKRLITAVQAASLSEREAIELIFRPGFSTREQVSELSGRGVGMDVVKRKVETLGGSVGVNSRIGRGTTITLRLPQSLALMKVLLVRLGDDVYGMPAADVEAVMRVKPEDRLEIFGTLAVRHRGKPTALVALGPLLGLNGGNRFDKPPAVVVRHGEDHAALVVDGFVDEREVAVKPCGGEFLKGAPFIAGTAALEDGRIAVLLHVPDIMTEVRRMARPVTQAPAAKRLRVLLVDDSPIARATEGALVKALGHMVEEAQDGEEAYGKVQNNTYDLILTDVQMPKMDGFSLARRLKSTPAVARIPVIILSSLASPEDKRRGLDAGADAYLVKGELGVEVLAQAIDRLT
- a CDS encoding chemotaxis protein CheB, whose translation is MAFRVLMVGKGLRALAARGLFDGESLVPVGPAEVDFPGALVAVQRHFPDVALVDLTSLEALEAIEQVMAGRPVPVLALHPGALTGQEAFQAMALGALDVMERPALPGPEFWAHVSRKLVMLAQVKAVRQTQTRPSAKLPKEELPPPPYPLVAIAASLGGPKAVAQVLRKIPRDFPAPIAYCQHISEGFTEGLAHWLTMETALGVTEAEHGMVMVPGTVYIAPSGSHLLVRPEGRLELDSGPALRGFRPSCDMLLTSAGESFGSRCVGVILTGMGRDGARGMKEIRERGGRTIAQDESTSAVWGMPREAVLLGAAQEVLPLERIGPTLVQWVEAC
- a CDS encoding CheR family methyltransferase; amino-acid sequence: MLNVSNKVLQQLAALLLERAGLKITPDGFHSLRLALSTRMPVLGIEEPERYLQRLTGVGGEEELRSLLPLVTVGHTEFFRDAKQFRALEKSVLPDLLARARREMRKVSIWSAGCATGEEPYSMAMVLAELGALSVEVDLWATDLNLAAVEAARQGRFSMRRSISIQPERLARFFRPVEDGHEALPALREYIRFDGQNLAVPVFDKVALNSLDLILCRNVIIYFDLPTIRGLMDRFLSALRPGGLLFLGYSESLFKVYDRFEMIEVDGAFVYRRPPSDKGYRPPPLRIHPYPGAADTQARAPEPEPFSPAVYARPAVELAQGARSRASTPDTAATRGPGALSGAFPAVRPLPAASTPPAASGTQPPATTKTNDLGRPRVTVELPAVSPADAVRTRPTVELPAVSAPARTVTGEIPAATAWPKLLPPAERLAMAVRKMTQGDFPAAIQGVQRLLVDEPSDLDALLTLGNLYSLTGRITEAREAFAQAIQREPLCVEARVFGGVAALQAGELREARSELGKALFLEPTLAIGHYLLAQVQERSHDSEAARRSYRNAIAQLRFPQRTLAGHYPEMLDSAEAISRAARYALAALEEQPPH
- a CDS encoding polyhydroxyalkanoic acid system family protein — translated: MGMLKFDIPHSLPKDQVKQRVEELLRYWGGKYGVKADWQGEGAKIVGKVMGIQLDASFVITDKAVEGEGTDPGMLLRGQAKSYLQKKFGAVLDPSKSLDQVKSSLD
- a CDS encoding deoxyribodipyrimidine photo-lyase encodes the protein MPNGFSWSELDVDSARVVVIKDVPLPSSRRDFVLYWCMVNHRAEENHALDTAIALGNHLGLPVVVYQALRPDYPHASDRLHAWALEGMADLASAFASRGLPYWLELPRTTKQHRPRLAELGRRAAAVVSDLFPTYIIPGHLRGAAKALDVPLFAVDASCVVPMQRIATAQAGAYTLRPKLQKLWPEYLGRTLRARPVKAAAAGRALEPGFELADAKEARQELAAFHIDHKVAALEERGGRKAALKTLEAFLHGKLEGYDTERNDPGRAHQSGLSPFFHWGNLFAGEAARAAIRARGTDHPAVRSFLEELLVRRELGFNFCFHTPEDKQLSVQSLPGWARETLSTHQKDPREHLYSLEQLEHARTADGLWNAAQRELLERGRIHNYLRMLWGKKILEWSATPDEGLKRIAHLNDKYAVDGRDPASVANFMWVLGLHDRPFQERKVLGKVRPMSSPRTAEKFNLAPYMTRWGRPGDPPVKLKRSRRVQE
- a CDS encoding DUF1015 family protein yields the protein MARVHPFTALLTPLARTLEPSGYVPRSNAVPQPSHVRPLLEAANPTAELRRQRESGTLLRDARPALYVVEVHSPAGKLGGPPVRYLLCALRPDAGTPLEDDPYRPRAWEAEPAVTLTADDHGVFRGLLAEASERSTLVWEGDYDGHRLSLRRIEPSPVSKRIQAVLDEAPMRPLSALAEGGPTLAAVVPLSDPGLEVLPIHRALKGVETFKEETFLTLVTAYARVYELDEPLDTPRGLIAARERLATLITGHHAVLLVLPGGRGRILRFRQGLDLAHLKGAPRNPTLRSLDLALLNALVLRTVLGIREPEAAGHPQVFPVQGLETLVKGVESGTFQVGFALNPPPIWEVRAVMEAQATLPPRTLRVEPLPPAGLLFLDTEA
- a CDS encoding tRNA1(Val) (adenine(37)-N6)-methyltransferase, with amino-acid sequence MRVLTHSAPDESGRSASELQAGPGETLDAICGGAVRVLQRRLGYRFTLDPLLLVHFAVSVGGAGRGRLMDLGTGCGIIPLVLACRWRGKDLLGLELQPGLFSLARRNVLLNHCEQEVSLVQGDLRRVDEQFPAGGFAQVLCNPPYRARATGHTSLSMEKALARHELACELSDVSRAAAHLLEPRGGLCMVYPASRFAELVTVLRVFGLEPCVVRWVHPRADRPAKLVLLHAVKGGHPELTVLPPLVVHTEEEHAFTDEVRAMVV